One Spinacia oleracea cultivar Varoflay chromosome 4, BTI_SOV_V1, whole genome shotgun sequence DNA segment encodes these proteins:
- the LOC110800474 gene encoding LEAF RUST 10 DISEASE-RESISTANCEUS RECEPTOR-LIKE PROTEIN KINASE-like 2.1, producing the protein MEHTYNLNIIRMMISSIFISILFPFMTFIILLVVPLSNGEDAKYAACSSLYSCGKIQNIGYPFWGGDSRPDFCGITDFKLNCLAGAELPTMNVYNNGYLGLSVLGVNTSSHTMDISRVKLLESCYLQDISKITLLSSLKLDSRYSAISLFYGCADCVSGYNSKSFTCTNSNDHTTGSAYYFEDQSDISKMGKSCSCMNNVTIPVDKSRIDELRNTNASLWSILTNWPVEMEYMVNFTACSKCEESGGRCGSSDAVPFSEQFVCYCQDGPHQLECSHSGGRRRSIILGSGLAALVLGTVMLIAVFIFSYRRRGTDNFPFQWSRKIARDQNVAAFLKSYGSLAPKGYTYSEIRKMTNSFKDKLGEGGYGIVYKGRLNDGRFVAVKKLKILEGDGKEVISEVLSISRTNHVNIVTLLGFCFEGDKRALVFEFLPNGSLDKYIYGKEIEQSLELETMFNIAVGIARGLDYLHRGCNTQILHFDIKPHNILLDEEFRPKISDFGLARLCPPMNSIISMSVARGTIGYIAPEVFCRYYGSVSHKSDVYSYGMMLLDLVCGRNTIAYDAQQNSEMCFPEWIYNRLEAVEEVAVNRILNDDKKEIERKMILVSLWCIQTYPANRPPMNRVVEMLEGSSKSLQLPPKPNLSSPTRSMFDSLPMITMST; encoded by the exons ATGGAGCACACATACAATTTAAACATCATTAGGATGATGATCTCTAGTATCTTCATTAGCATCCTTTTTCCTTTCATGACCTTCATCATCTTGTTAGTTGTTCCTCTGTCAAACGGCGAGGATGCAAAGTATGCAGCTTGCTCGAGTCTATACTCGTGTGGAAAGATCCAAAACATAGGGTATCCGTTTTGGGGAGGGGATAGCAGGCCTGATTTCTGTGGGATTACAGACTTTAAGCTTAACTGTCTTGCTGGTGCTGAACTCCCCACAATGAATGTTTATAATAATGGATACTTGGGATTAAGTGTTCTTGGCGTCAATACATCTTCACACACCATGGATATTTCTCGAGTTAAGCTGCTGGAAAGCTGTTATTTGCAAGATATTAGCAAAATAACTCTGCTTTCCTCATTAAAGTTAGACAGCAGATACAGTGCAATAAGCTTGTTTTATGGTTGCGCTGATTGTGTCTCTGGATACAACTCGAAATCCTTCACTTGCACTAACTCTAATGATCATACTACTGGTTCTGCTTATTACTTTGAAGACCAATCAGACATCAGTAAGATGGGTAAGTCGTGTTCGTGTATGAACAATGTTACTATTCCGGTGGACAAGAGTCGGATAGATGAGCTTAGAAACACAAACGCCTCGCTTTGGAGTATCTTGACAAATTGGCCAGTTGAGATGGAGTACATGGTGAACTTCACAGCTTGTTCCAAGTGTGAAGAGTCTGGCGGCAGATGTGGATCGTCAGATGCTGTTCCATTTTCTGAACAGTTCGTGTGTTATTGCCAAGATGGACCTCATCAATTGGAGTGCTCTCATTCAG GTGGACGAAGAAGATCAATAATCCTTGGATCGG GTTTAGCTGCTTTAGTATTAGGGACGGTGATGTTGATTGCTGTGTTCATCTTTTCCTATAGAAGACGAGGTACCGACAACTTTCCCTTTCAATGGAGTAGAAAAATAGCCAGGGATCAAAATGTGGCAGCCTTCTTGAAAAGTTATGGATCCCTTGCTCCGAAAGGATATACATATTCAGAAATAAGGAAAATGACGAATTCCTTCAAGGATAAACTCGGTGAAGGAGGTTATGGTATTGTTTACAAAGGGAGGCTAAATGACGGTCGTTTTGTGGCGGTGAAGAAATTAAAGATCTTAGAAGGTGATGGAAAAGAAGTCATCAGTGAGGTATTAAGCATAAGCAGAACTAACCATGTCAACATCGTTACTCTTTTAGGCTTTTGTTTTGAAGGAGACAAAAGAGCTCTTGTGTTTGAGTTCTTGCCTAATGGATCTCTTGACAAGTATATATATGGTAAAGAGATAGAGCAATCATTGGAACTTGAAACTATGTTCAACATTGCGGTTGGTATTGCTAGAGGACTAGATTACCTACATAGAGGTTGTAATACACAAATATTACACTTTGACATTAAGCCTCATAATATTCTTCTTGATGAAGAATTCCGGCCTAAGATTTCTGATTTCGGCCTTGCTAGATTGTGTCCACCGATGAATAGTATTATATCAATGTCGGTTGCAAGAGGGACAATCGGGTACATTGCTCCAGAAGTTTTTTGTAGATATTATGGCAGCGTTTCCCATAAATCAGATGTTTATAGCTACGGGATGATGCTGTTGGACCTAGTATGTGGCAGAAATACCATAGCGTATGATGCTCAACAGAACAGTGAAATGTGTTTTCCGGAGTGGATATATAATCGACTTGAGGCCGTGGAGGAAGTTGCAGTTAACCGGATTTTGAATGACGATAAAAAGGAGATAGAGAGAAAGATGATTTTAGTGAGCTTATGGTGCATACAGACTTATCCGGCAAACCGGCCACCTATGAATAGAGTTGTAGAAATGCTAGAAGGCTCATCAAAGTCATTACAATTGCCCCCCAAGCCAAATCTATCTTCTCCTACAAGATCCATGTTCGATTCCTTGCCTATGATCACCATGTCCACTTGA